One genomic region from Salinicola endophyticus encodes:
- a CDS encoding LexA family transcriptional regulator produces the protein MHVSDRLKQERHRLSLSQEELARLCGVSKRAQASYESGERSPRAEYLEAAAGAGVDVHFVLTGIVLAGQSQSAAGDAAWAANPPAAPEGVREAGIHYLSGDRDSSGADLHPNGTLPVPMYDIEAAAGAGRIFDAERIEATFYLPAALFEADGVDPAQVVGVTARGDSMGDTIRDREQVLVNRAQRTPDGVFLLRMDDELRLKRVQRVAGGAWILISDNPAYERELIKPDDLASVEIIGQCWRKVGRVF, from the coding sequence GTGCACGTTTCTGACCGCCTCAAGCAGGAGAGACACCGGCTTTCCCTGTCGCAGGAAGAGCTGGCGCGGCTGTGCGGCGTCTCCAAGCGCGCCCAGGCGAGCTACGAGAGTGGCGAGCGCAGCCCGCGAGCGGAGTACCTCGAAGCCGCCGCCGGCGCTGGCGTGGATGTGCACTTTGTCTTGACGGGTATCGTCTTGGCGGGCCAGAGCCAGAGCGCGGCGGGGGATGCCGCCTGGGCGGCTAATCCCCCCGCGGCACCCGAGGGCGTGCGCGAGGCGGGGATTCATTATCTGAGCGGCGACCGCGATTCGAGCGGCGCTGACCTTCACCCCAACGGCACGCTGCCGGTGCCGATGTACGACATCGAAGCCGCCGCCGGCGCGGGGCGCATCTTCGACGCCGAGCGCATCGAAGCGACCTTCTACCTGCCCGCCGCGCTGTTCGAGGCCGACGGCGTCGACCCCGCCCAGGTGGTCGGCGTCACCGCCCGCGGCGACTCCATGGGCGACACCATCCGCGACCGCGAGCAGGTGCTGGTCAACCGCGCCCAGCGCACGCCGGATGGCGTCTTCCTGCTGCGCATGGATGACGAGCTACGCCTCAAGCGGGTGCAGCGCGTCGCCGGCGGCGCCTGGATACTGATCAGCGACAACCCGGCCTACGAGCGCGAACTGATCAAGCCCGACGACCTCGCCTCGGTGGAGATCATCGGCCAGTGCTGGAGGAAGGTGGGGCGGGTGTTTTGA